Proteins co-encoded in one Terriglobales bacterium genomic window:
- a CDS encoding peptidylprolyl isomerase, with the protein MYRLAIVLLLSTLAVAQATKPAASAAPATPAATGQPATKPASEIPPTAPVITILGVCDGKVPASPPPDCKTVITRASFEKLVDAIDPKMPPGRRQQLADTYARALAMSEAAEQRGIANAPGTEEVLKFSRMQTLSQLFIRELQREASNVPPADTEKYYKEHQQDYLQGTFLRIFIPKTPPGGEKPPDEKALAAEADKIHAAAAAGGDFEKLQKQAYDDLGLKTPPPPTAAGTQRRESMPPSQAKVFDLQPGKVSEVMDEPGGFYIFKLENRKQLSLEEVKPEINRTLEQERIKDAVETLTKNVKPELNQEYFGSGASPAPTGMPPVSRPPAPKPAAPASKTPPPAAKPPGQ; encoded by the coding sequence ATGTACCGATTGGCAATTGTGTTGCTGTTGTCCACGCTCGCTGTCGCGCAGGCCACTAAGCCCGCCGCTTCGGCCGCGCCTGCCACGCCTGCCGCAACCGGGCAGCCGGCCACCAAGCCCGCCTCTGAGATTCCGCCAACTGCGCCTGTAATTACCATTCTCGGGGTGTGTGACGGCAAAGTCCCGGCGTCGCCGCCTCCGGATTGCAAAACCGTGATCACCCGCGCCAGCTTTGAAAAACTGGTGGATGCTATCGATCCGAAGATGCCTCCGGGACGCCGCCAGCAATTGGCCGATACCTATGCCCGCGCGCTGGCCATGAGTGAGGCTGCCGAGCAGCGCGGGATCGCGAATGCTCCCGGGACGGAAGAGGTGCTGAAGTTCTCGCGCATGCAGACGCTCAGCCAGCTCTTTATCCGCGAACTGCAGAGGGAGGCCTCCAATGTTCCCCCCGCCGATACGGAAAAGTATTACAAGGAACACCAGCAGGACTACTTGCAAGGGACCTTCCTGCGCATTTTTATTCCCAAAACCCCGCCCGGAGGCGAGAAACCTCCGGATGAAAAAGCACTCGCGGCGGAAGCCGACAAGATCCACGCTGCCGCCGCTGCCGGCGGTGATTTCGAAAAGCTGCAGAAGCAGGCGTACGACGACCTCGGCTTGAAGACTCCCCCGCCTCCCACCGCCGCCGGCACGCAGCGCCGCGAGAGCATGCCGCCGTCACAGGCCAAGGTCTTCGATCTTCAGCCCGGAAAGGTTTCCGAGGTGATGGACGAACCTGGTGGCTTTTATATCTTCAAACTGGAAAACCGGAAGCAGCTCTCGCTGGAAGAGGTCAAACCGGAAATCAACCGCACCCTGGAGCAGGAACGTATTAAGGATGCGGTGGAGACGCTTACCAAGAATGTCAAGCCGGAGCTGAATCAGGAGTACTTCGGAAGCGGCGCTTCGCCGGCGCCCACAGGCATGCCTCCAGTTTCCAGGCCGCCCGCTCCAAAGCCCGCTGCACCTGCTTCGAAAACTCCGCCTCCGGCCGCCAAACCGCCCGGACAGTAG